A genomic stretch from Pseudomonas mendocina includes:
- the aspA gene encoding aspartate ammonia-lyase produces MSLVASHRIEKDLLGSLEVPAEAYYGIQTLRAVQNFRLSGVPLAHYPKLVIGLAMVKQAAADANRELGHLSAAKHTAISTACARIIQGEFHDQFVVDMIQGGAGTSTNMNANEVIANIALEAMGHEKGEYQYLHPNNDVNMAQSTNDAYPTAIRIGLLLGHDSLLNALDKLIQSFAAKGLEFGHVLKMGRTQLQDAVPMTLGQEFRAFAVTLGEDLQHLKLLAPKLLTEVNLGGTAIGTGINADPAYQHLAVKRLAVISGHPVVPAADLIEATSDMGAFVLFSGMLKRTAVKLSKICNDLRLLSSGPRTGINEINLPARQPGSSIMPGKVNPVIPEAVNQVAFDVIGNDLALTMAAEGGQLQLNVMEPLIAYKILDSIRLLTRAMDMLRELCIDGITANEDRCRELMENSIGLITALNPYIGYENATRIAKVALDTGRGVLELVREEKLLDDATLDDILRPENMIAPRLVPLKA; encoded by the coding sequence ATGTCCCTTGTTGCATCACACCGCATCGAGAAAGACTTGCTAGGCAGCCTCGAAGTACCCGCCGAGGCTTATTACGGTATCCAGACGCTGCGCGCTGTGCAGAACTTCCGCCTCTCTGGCGTACCGCTTGCTCACTACCCGAAACTGGTCATTGGCCTGGCCATGGTCAAACAGGCTGCAGCTGACGCAAACCGCGAGCTGGGCCACCTGTCTGCCGCCAAGCACACCGCAATCAGCACCGCCTGCGCCCGTATCATTCAGGGTGAGTTTCACGACCAGTTCGTCGTCGACATGATTCAAGGCGGCGCAGGGACTTCCACCAACATGAACGCCAACGAGGTGATTGCCAACATCGCCCTCGAAGCCATGGGTCATGAAAAAGGTGAGTACCAATACCTGCATCCGAATAACGATGTGAACATGGCGCAGTCGACCAACGACGCTTACCCAACCGCCATTCGCATCGGCTTGCTGCTGGGCCATGACAGCCTGCTCAACGCCTTGGACAAGCTGATCCAGTCGTTCGCGGCCAAAGGCTTGGAGTTCGGTCACGTTCTGAAAATGGGCCGTACCCAGCTGCAAGACGCCGTGCCGATGACCCTCGGCCAAGAATTCCGCGCCTTCGCCGTCACCCTCGGTGAAGACCTGCAACACCTGAAGCTGCTGGCGCCAAAACTGCTGACTGAAGTTAACCTCGGCGGTACCGCAATCGGCACCGGCATCAACGCCGACCCGGCTTACCAGCACTTGGCGGTTAAGCGCCTAGCAGTTATCAGCGGCCACCCGGTTGTACCGGCGGCTGACCTGATTGAAGCCACCTCCGACATGGGTGCTTTCGTACTGTTCTCCGGCATGCTCAAGCGCACTGCGGTCAAGCTGTCGAAGATCTGTAACGACCTGCGCCTGCTGTCCAGCGGCCCGCGCACCGGCATCAACGAGATCAATCTGCCGGCGCGTCAGCCAGGCAGCTCGATCATGCCAGGCAAGGTCAACCCGGTGATCCCGGAAGCCGTCAACCAAGTGGCTTTTGATGTGATCGGTAACGACCTGGCGCTGACCATGGCTGCCGAAGGTGGTCAGCTGCAACTGAACGTGATGGAGCCGCTGATCGCTTACAAGATTCTCGACTCGATCCGCTTGCTAACCCGCGCCATGGATATGTTGCGCGAGCTGTGCATCGACGGCATCACTGCAAACGAAGATCGCTGCCGTGAACTGATGGAGAACTCCATCGGCCTGATCACTGCACTGAACCCATACATCGGTTACGAAAACGCTACACGCATTGCCAAAGTCGCACTCGACACAGGCCGTGGCGTTCTGGAACTGGTACGCGAAGAAAAACTGCTGGATGACGCCACGCTGGACGACATTCTGCGCCCTGAAAACATGATCGCCCCGCGTCTAGTCCCACTGAAGGCATAA
- a CDS encoding phosphoethanolamine--lipid A transferase encodes MSESLVKKMSVLGRVRLSRNVLTMLVALWVMATMNLPFWARVWQGVGGWDNDSPLFLLSLPVFVWIWLYVLLSLLAWGRLTRPVLYLVLLVSAATSYFMHSYGIVIDYTMLTNVVQTDTAEATELLSWGMLLWMLGFAALPILLISRVQLIERPWKRELFGKLGSMAVLVVCLFALVMSCYQPYASLLRNNREVRLMLVPSNVVGAIQGYLKREFSAPDKLEIVGADAHRVTPVALGAKPKPKVMVVVVGETARAVNFGLDGYERNTSPELAKRNVINFKNARSCGTATAVSVPCMFQDVGREGYKSSMAQNREGLLDILQRAGVGVLWRDNNSGCKGVCDRVPTEDVSHLDVSTLCTKEECRDEALLYKLSEYLDKLDRDTVVVLHMKGSHGPAYYKRYPAAFEKFTPVCDQVQLDRCERETIVNAYDNSMLYTDYVLASTIDLLKEKSATLDTAMFYMSDHGESLGESGMYLHGVPYAIAPSEQTHIPMVMWLSDGVQSSNGITAQCMQQQSTAEVSQDNLFHSVLGFMGVQTSVYKPSLDLFSACQAQKVVQSQNQSAQAVQATY; translated from the coding sequence ATGTCCGAATCTCTCGTGAAAAAAATGTCTGTGCTGGGTCGGGTGCGATTGAGTCGTAACGTGTTGACCATGTTGGTGGCGCTGTGGGTGATGGCCACCATGAACCTGCCATTCTGGGCCAGAGTTTGGCAGGGCGTCGGTGGTTGGGATAACGACAGTCCGCTTTTTCTGCTCAGTTTGCCGGTGTTTGTCTGGATCTGGTTGTATGTGTTGCTGAGTCTGCTGGCCTGGGGGCGACTGACCAGGCCTGTGCTGTATCTGGTGCTGCTGGTTTCGGCGGCCACCAGCTACTTTATGCACAGCTATGGCATCGTTATTGACTACACCATGCTGACCAATGTGGTGCAGACCGATACGGCAGAAGCGACCGAGTTGCTAAGTTGGGGCATGTTGTTGTGGATGCTGGGCTTTGCCGCCTTGCCAATTCTCCTGATCAGCCGTGTGCAGCTGATTGAGCGGCCGTGGAAACGGGAGTTGTTTGGCAAGCTTGGCAGCATGGCGGTGTTGGTCGTGTGCTTGTTTGCGCTGGTGATGAGTTGTTATCAGCCCTATGCCTCCCTGCTTCGCAACAACCGTGAAGTGAGGCTGATGTTGGTGCCGTCAAATGTTGTAGGTGCGATCCAGGGGTATCTGAAACGTGAGTTCAGCGCACCCGATAAGCTAGAAATCGTCGGCGCAGACGCCCACCGTGTTACTCCTGTTGCGCTGGGGGCTAAGCCTAAGCCGAAGGTCATGGTAGTGGTGGTTGGTGAGACAGCCCGTGCAGTCAATTTCGGGCTCGATGGTTATGAGCGAAACACCAGCCCTGAGCTTGCCAAGCGCAACGTCATCAACTTTAAAAACGCCCGTTCATGCGGCACGGCTACAGCCGTGTCAGTGCCTTGTATGTTCCAAGACGTAGGCCGGGAAGGTTACAAAAGCAGCATGGCGCAGAACCGTGAAGGGCTGCTCGATATACTGCAGCGTGCAGGTGTTGGTGTTCTGTGGCGCGATAACAACTCGGGCTGTAAGGGGGTTTGTGATCGGGTACCGACCGAGGATGTTTCCCATCTAGATGTCAGCACGCTGTGCACAAAAGAGGAGTGCCGAGATGAAGCGCTTCTGTACAAGCTCTCGGAATATCTCGATAAGCTCGACCGCGATACCGTCGTCGTTTTGCATATGAAAGGCAGCCACGGCCCGGCCTACTACAAGCGTTACCCCGCTGCATTCGAGAAATTCACCCCGGTGTGCGACCAGGTGCAGTTGGATCGTTGTGAGCGCGAGACCATCGTCAACGCCTACGACAACAGCATGCTCTACACCGACTACGTGCTGGCCTCGACCATTGATCTGCTCAAAGAGAAGTCAGCAACGCTGGATACGGCCATGTTCTATATGTCTGACCATGGTGAGTCCTTAGGTGAGAGCGGCATGTATTTGCATGGGGTGCCGTATGCGATTGCTCCGTCGGAGCAGACCCATATCCCGATGGTGATGTGGCTATCTGATGGGGTACAGAGTAGCAATGGCATCACGGCGCAGTGCATGCAGCAACAAAGTACCGCTGAAGTCTCGCAAGATAATTTGTTCCACTCGGTGCTGGGTTTTATGGGGGTGCAGACCTCGGTGTACAAACCGTCGCTGGATCTGTTCAGCGCCTGCCAGGCGCAGAAGGTTGTCCAAAGCCAAAATCAGTCTGCGCAGGCTGTACAAGCAACTTATTAA
- a CDS encoding nuclear transport factor 2 family protein → MSADKEQIAQAKASQDAVAIVGAFLANSGKDSVAYAASQLVAEDATYTSLNFEHPELQQIEPWTGTRKGRQVFVDTFSNVGTYWDVNDFQVSDIFGSDGKVAVFGQFTYTSVALGHRFTSPFSVLAKVENDQIVYFQFMEDTYASAKSFRQSGQWTIKSTPDSAPFQVG, encoded by the coding sequence ATGTCCGCAGATAAAGAGCAAATTGCCCAAGCCAAAGCCAGCCAAGATGCCGTCGCCATCGTAGGCGCGTTTCTCGCCAACTCTGGAAAAGACAGCGTGGCCTACGCTGCCAGCCAACTGGTTGCGGAAGACGCAACCTACACCTCGCTTAACTTCGAGCACCCAGAGCTCCAGCAAATCGAGCCTTGGACCGGTACACGCAAAGGCCGCCAGGTATTTGTCGACACCTTCTCCAATGTGGGCACCTACTGGGACGTAAACGACTTTCAGGTCTCTGACATCTTTGGCAGTGACGGCAAAGTCGCCGTATTCGGTCAGTTCACCTACACCTCGGTTGCCCTTGGCCACCGTTTCACCTCCCCGTTCTCGGTGTTGGCAAAAGTAGAAAACGACCAGATCGTTTACTTCCAGTTCATGGAGGACACATACGCCTCGGCCAAGTCATTCCGCCAAAGCGGTCAATGGACCATTAAGTCCACACCAGACAGCGCGCCGTTCCAAGTCGGCTAA
- a CDS encoding FMN-binding negative transcriptional regulator yields the protein MYIPSAFRQEELTALHQQMRACRLPSLVSHGEHGLLATPLPMLLVEDEGPYGTLYGHFARANPQWKDLAAGSQALVIFQGPEAYVTPSWYAAKAEHGKVVPTWNYINVQARGHVEIFEDAERLLKIVSALTDRHEGGRDKPWAVSDAPDDYIAGMLRAIVGFALPIERLDGKWKLGQNRSEQDQSGVRQGLLASTDPRDQALASEMSIPKPA from the coding sequence ATGTATATCCCCTCAGCATTCCGCCAAGAAGAACTCACTGCACTGCACCAGCAAATGCGCGCCTGCCGCCTACCCAGCTTGGTCAGTCACGGTGAGCATGGCCTGCTTGCCACCCCCTTGCCGATGCTTCTAGTTGAAGATGAAGGCCCTTACGGCACGCTGTATGGTCACTTTGCCCGGGCAAACCCACAGTGGAAGGATTTGGCCGCCGGTAGCCAAGCATTGGTGATTTTTCAGGGTCCAGAGGCCTACGTCACTCCCAGCTGGTACGCCGCCAAAGCAGAACACGGCAAAGTGGTGCCAACCTGGAACTACATCAACGTTCAGGCCAGGGGTCATGTCGAAATTTTCGAAGACGCCGAACGCCTGCTGAAAATCGTCAGCGCACTGACCGATCGACATGAAGGCGGGCGTGATAAACCATGGGCGGTCAGCGATGCCCCGGATGACTACATTGCCGGGATGTTGCGCGCGATTGTTGGTTTCGCCCTGCCTATTGAACGTTTGGACGGTAAATGGAAGCTTGGCCAAAACCGCAGCGAGCAAGACCAGAGTGGCGTAAGGCAAGGCCTGCTGGCCAGTACCGATCCACGTGATCAGGCGCTGGCGAGTGAAATGTCCATACCCAAACCAGCTTAA
- a CDS encoding helix-turn-helix transcriptional regulator, producing MSAHLGTNLKLLCSHYRSIAEVCRKLDINRAQFNKYLSGQSRPIAYNLKRICDFFGVEAYELELPSDQFSELIGGNLGLRESPRLSSPVTELFAPLAGYCSDMSRYCGYYFEYANCMSVPGKILLSLVQVREERGSFLFERQERQEPAGADSAKADEWVRCRYLGAAYFLQDRIFLVDYESLTGNEISQTILIPSFKSRIKRLNGLKTGVSSGDRRTPACTRVVWEYLGQQINRVAAYRQVMLYDPDDARIDEDIRQRLIGSVVRNGLFEID from the coding sequence ATGTCTGCCCATTTAGGGACCAATCTCAAACTGCTTTGCAGCCATTACCGCTCTATTGCGGAGGTTTGTCGCAAGCTCGACATTAACCGCGCGCAGTTCAACAAATACCTCAGCGGCCAAAGCCGCCCGATTGCGTACAACCTTAAGCGTATATGCGATTTCTTTGGTGTCGAGGCCTATGAGCTGGAGTTGCCCTCGGATCAGTTTTCCGAGTTAATCGGCGGTAACCTTGGGTTGCGAGAGTCTCCCCGCCTAAGCAGTCCGGTGACAGAGTTGTTCGCACCTTTGGCAGGTTATTGCAGCGACATGTCACGTTATTGCGGCTACTACTTCGAGTACGCCAACTGCATGTCTGTCCCTGGGAAGATCCTGCTGTCGTTGGTGCAGGTACGTGAGGAGCGCGGCAGCTTTCTGTTCGAGCGCCAAGAGCGCCAGGAGCCCGCCGGTGCGGATAGTGCTAAGGCCGATGAGTGGGTGCGCTGTCGCTACCTGGGGGCTGCGTACTTTCTCCAGGACCGCATATTCCTGGTGGATTACGAGTCTCTTACGGGTAATGAAATCAGCCAGACGATTCTCATCCCTAGCTTTAAGAGTCGCATTAAACGCCTCAATGGACTGAAAACCGGCGTGTCCAGTGGAGATCGTCGTACCCCGGCCTGCACGCGCGTGGTTTGGGAATATTTGGGTCAGCAGATTAATCGAGTCGCAGCCTATCGCCAGGTGATGCTCTACGATCCGGATGATGCGCGTATTGATGAGGATATCCGTCAGCGCCTGATTGGTTCAGTGGTGCGCAACGGCCTGTTTGAGATCGACTGA
- a CDS encoding alanine/glycine:cation symporter family protein yields the protein MLKDIYLQVLSAMGVVNDLLWGKVLIVVLVGLGLYFTIRSKFVQFRYFGDMFRIFGEAFKRQPGQLSSFQALMLSVAGRVGAGNIAGVAVAIMLGGPGAVFWMWVVALLGMATSYFECTLGQLYKERQADGTYRGGPAFYIQQGLGNRGMAVLFSVLLLVTFGFGFNALQSYTVATSLHDTFNIPTFGSGLILVAVIGAIIFGGIKRIAGMADVLVPIMGISYIGMALVILGMNLNVVPDTLMLIVRSAFGLEPAFAGGMGAAIVWGVKRGLFSNEAGLGSAPNVAAVAEVKHPAAQGIVQSLSVFIDTILVCTSTALIILLSGIYQPGMEMEGVLLTQNAMASQVGEWGKVFVSTALVLFAFTTLVYNYYLGENALSFFTKNRSMLILYRVLVISLIMWGSLQDLTTVFGFADLTMGLLALVNLTAVVLLFKKALRVMDDYDAQIKAGIKSPVFDASKFSDLKLDNSSWPTPSASADDLAAVRDSVHQR from the coding sequence ATGCTTAAAGATATTTACTTGCAGGTACTGAGCGCGATGGGGGTTGTTAACGATCTCCTCTGGGGCAAAGTACTGATCGTTGTGCTGGTAGGTCTTGGCCTGTACTTCACCATTCGCTCGAAATTCGTCCAATTCCGCTACTTCGGCGACATGTTCCGCATCTTCGGCGAGGCATTCAAACGTCAACCGGGCCAACTCAGCTCATTTCAAGCGCTGATGCTTTCGGTTGCAGGTCGCGTCGGCGCTGGCAACATTGCTGGTGTAGCCGTTGCGATCATGCTGGGCGGCCCAGGCGCAGTGTTCTGGATGTGGGTCGTGGCCCTTTTGGGGATGGCGACCAGCTACTTCGAATGTACCCTCGGCCAGCTGTACAAGGAGCGTCAGGCCGACGGCACCTACCGTGGCGGACCAGCCTTCTACATCCAGCAAGGCCTGGGCAATCGTGGCATGGCCGTACTGTTCTCGGTGCTGCTGCTGGTGACCTTTGGCTTCGGTTTTAACGCCTTGCAGTCTTACACCGTAGCCACATCACTGCATGACACCTTCAACATTCCCACCTTCGGCAGCGGGCTGATTCTGGTGGCTGTTATTGGTGCCATCATCTTCGGCGGCATCAAACGCATTGCCGGTATGGCCGACGTACTGGTGCCGATTATGGGTATTTCCTACATCGGCATGGCGCTGGTGATTCTGGGCATGAACCTGAATGTGGTGCCGGATACCCTGATGCTAATCGTGCGCAGTGCCTTCGGCCTAGAGCCAGCCTTCGCAGGCGGCATGGGCGCGGCGATTGTCTGGGGTGTTAAACGTGGCCTGTTCTCTAACGAAGCAGGTCTGGGCAGCGCACCGAACGTGGCTGCCGTGGCGGAGGTCAAGCACCCGGCGGCACAAGGTATCGTGCAGTCACTGAGCGTATTCATCGACACCATTCTGGTGTGCACCAGCACCGCGCTGATCATCCTGCTGTCGGGCATCTATCAGCCGGGCATGGAGATGGAAGGCGTACTGCTGACCCAGAATGCCATGGCCTCGCAGGTAGGCGAGTGGGGCAAAGTGTTTGTCAGTACTGCACTGGTGTTGTTTGCCTTCACCACCTTGGTTTACAACTACTACCTGGGTGAAAACGCACTGAGCTTCTTTACCAAAAACCGTTCCATGCTGATCCTGTACCGCGTACTGGTCATCAGCCTGATCATGTGGGGCTCGCTGCAGGACCTAACCACTGTGTTCGGCTTTGCCGACCTGACCATGGGCTTGCTGGCACTGGTCAACCTCACCGCCGTGGTGCTGCTGTTCAAGAAAGCCCTGCGGGTGATGGATGACTATGACGCACAGATCAAAGCGGGCATCAAAAGCCCGGTATTTGACGCATCCAAGTTCAGCGACCTGAAACTGGACAACAGCTCCTGGCCGACACCATCCGCCTCAGCTGATGACCTGGCAGCGGTGCGCGACAGCGTCCACCAGCGTTAA
- a CDS encoding asparaginase encodes MGCKNILLLYTGGTIGMQKSEDGLAPASGFEQRVRTAQAEQNLNLPAWQFAELLPPIDSANMTQHNWLAMAAAIREGVENGCDGVLLLHGTDTLAYSAAALSFLLLGLPVPVILSGSMLPAGAENSDAWNNLFGALHTLAEGVDNGVHLYFNQRLMHGARVSKLSSDDFDAFQVLPRPRCSERATNIPAQLDYRQRRQPVNLAVLPFYPGLQGNHLRALLSTGVQGLLLECFGSGTGPSDNQELLAVLREAHDKGVVMVAISQCPHGHVEFGVYAAGSQLANCGLISAGGMTREAALGKLFALIGAGLTQADAEYWFALDLCGERAE; translated from the coding sequence ATGGGCTGCAAAAACATTCTGCTGTTGTACACCGGCGGCACCATTGGCATGCAGAAGAGTGAAGATGGCCTGGCACCGGCCTCCGGTTTCGAACAGCGGGTCCGCACCGCGCAAGCTGAGCAGAATCTGAACCTGCCCGCCTGGCAGTTTGCTGAACTGCTGCCCCCCATCGACAGCGCCAACATGACCCAACACAACTGGCTGGCCATGGCTGCCGCTATCCGCGAAGGCGTTGAAAACGGCTGCGACGGTGTCTTGCTGCTGCACGGCACCGACACCCTAGCCTACAGCGCCGCAGCGCTGAGCTTCCTGCTGCTGGGTCTGCCTGTCCCGGTGATTCTGAGCGGCTCAATGCTGCCTGCCGGTGCTGAGAATAGCGATGCCTGGAACAACCTGTTCGGCGCACTGCACACGCTCGCTGAAGGTGTCGATAACGGCGTTCATCTGTACTTCAACCAGCGTCTGATGCATGGCGCCCGCGTCAGCAAACTGAGCAGCGACGACTTTGATGCCTTTCAAGTCCTGCCCCGTCCGCGTTGCAGCGAGCGCGCTACCAACATCCCCGCGCAACTGGATTACCGCCAACGTCGGCAGCCGGTAAACCTCGCCGTATTACCGTTCTATCCCGGCTTGCAGGGCAACCATCTACGCGCCTTGCTCAGCACAGGTGTACAAGGGCTATTGCTCGAGTGCTTTGGTAGCGGCACCGGCCCCTCGGACAACCAAGAGCTGCTGGCGGTACTGCGTGAGGCCCACGACAAGGGTGTGGTGATGGTCGCCATCAGCCAGTGCCCCCACGGGCATGTGGAATTCGGTGTTTATGCTGCGGGCAGCCAACTGGCCAATTGCGGGCTGATTTCCGCTGGGGGGATGACCCGCGAGGCTGCGCTTGGCAAACTGTTTGCTTTAATCGGTGCCGGTCTGACCCAGGCTGATGCCGAATATTGGTTTGCACTGGATCTGTGTGGCGAGCGGGCAGAATGA
- a CDS encoding GNAT family N-acetyltransferase produces MAIRIPVDIRPVSASDLEAWKPLWQGYQRFYMTEIDAATSELTWKRFLDPDEPVNAALAWHEGKAIGLVQWVYHRSTWTQGDYCYLQDLFISKETRSNGVGRQLIEFVYAQAKAHGCSRTYWLTHETNSKAMLLYERIAEKSGFIQYRKLL; encoded by the coding sequence ATGGCTATTCGTATTCCCGTCGATATCCGCCCCGTGAGCGCTTCCGATCTGGAAGCCTGGAAACCGCTGTGGCAGGGCTACCAGCGCTTCTACATGACTGAGATAGATGCGGCCACCAGCGAGCTGACCTGGAAACGCTTCCTTGACCCGGACGAGCCAGTTAATGCAGCACTGGCTTGGCACGAAGGCAAAGCCATCGGCTTGGTGCAGTGGGTCTACCACCGCTCAACCTGGACTCAGGGCGATTACTGCTACCTGCAAGACCTGTTCATCAGCAAAGAAACCCGCAGCAACGGCGTAGGCCGCCAACTGATCGAATTCGTTTACGCCCAGGCCAAAGCTCACGGTTGCTCGCGCACTTACTGGCTGACCCATGAGACCAACAGCAAAGCCATGCTGCTGTATGAGCGCATTGCCGAAAAGTCAGGGTTTATCCAGTACCGAAAACTGCTCTAG